Proteins encoded in a region of the Triticum dicoccoides isolate Atlit2015 ecotype Zavitan chromosome 3A, WEW_v2.0, whole genome shotgun sequence genome:
- the LOC119271395 gene encoding uncharacterized protein LOC119271395 has protein sequence MAKPQQEVYFVFMNFDPVYERLRADRTKQGSATLDAYLSQKHDKLLAKLLQPDTYWKKSSLAIVDGFAVEITDAQASVLRSAKEVRVVEKNQELA, from the exons ATGGCGAAGCCGCAGCAGGAGGTCTACTTCGTCTTCATGAACTTCGACCCTGTCTACGAGCGCCTAAGGGCCGATCG GACGAAGCAGGGGTCGGCGACGCTGGACGCGTACCTGAGCCAGAAGCACGATAAGCTCCTCGCCAAGCTCCTCCAGCCCGACACCTACTGGAAGAAGTCCTCGCTGGCCATCGTCGACGGATTCGCCGTCGAGATCACCGACGCTCAG GCCAGCGTGCTGAGGTCGGCCAAGGAGGTGAGGGTGGTGGAGAAGAACCAGGAGCTTGCTTGA